A single region of the Kocuria rosea genome encodes:
- a CDS encoding LysE family translocator, translating into MDTSSYLALLGVAVVLALTPGPDTVLTLGCALRQRRAGMLAAAGSAVGVFAWAGLVAVGVAAFLDSSPAAFQALRILGGAYLFYLGYRAITAHAPAPAAAVPMTVGLARTAGSTVTAAPDRREPSGPRARSAFAAGLVCCLTNPKTGLFFLALLPQFTPPGAGALFVVVVMGGTVAATIGIYLLLVALAAHTAGTWLNRPTVARRIELTSGAVFVALGLMTTVPVLTTWI; encoded by the coding sequence GTGGACACCTCGAGCTATCTGGCCCTGCTGGGCGTGGCCGTGGTCCTGGCCCTCACCCCGGGACCCGACACCGTCCTGACCCTGGGCTGCGCCCTGCGGCAGCGCCGGGCCGGGATGCTGGCCGCCGCCGGGTCCGCGGTGGGGGTCTTCGCCTGGGCGGGGCTGGTCGCGGTGGGCGTGGCCGCCTTCCTGGACAGCTCCCCGGCCGCCTTCCAGGCTCTGCGGATCCTCGGGGGCGCCTACCTGTTCTACCTGGGCTACCGGGCGATCACCGCCCACGCTCCCGCCCCGGCCGCCGCCGTGCCGATGACCGTCGGCCTGGCACGGACCGCGGGGTCGACCGTCACCGCCGCCCCGGACCGCCGGGAGCCCTCCGGGCCGAGGGCGCGATCGGCGTTCGCCGCAGGGCTGGTGTGCTGCCTCACCAACCCGAAGACCGGGCTGTTCTTCCTGGCCCTGCTGCCCCAGTTCACCCCGCCCGGGGCCGGGGCGCTGTTCGTCGTGGTGGTGATGGGCGGGACGGTGGCGGCCACCATCGGGATCTACCTGCTCCTCGTGGCCCTGGCCGCCCACACCGCCGGCACCTGGCTCAACCGTCCCACCGTGGCCCGCAGGATCGAGCTCACCTCCGGGGCGGTCTTCGTGGCGCTGGGC
- a CDS encoding LysR family transcriptional regulator produces MLDPHRLTILRAVIAAGSIHAAARNLHLAPATVSQHLRALARQTGLVLFEKSGRGIEATPAARHLCEASAETLSSLERLERTVEDLRQGRAEQIAVACFASLAQAWMPGVVLALRARSPDVVVEISINELHSTGGRRAPDVDVRNESLDGPLVHLGGYQRHALHEEDFCVVLPVDHPLAARPAVTMAQLRDEPWIDHDIHDGPTGRIITRACHAAGYTPHYVARLDDHHAATSLAAAGLGITVLPRIALAGLPAALTSRPLVDPAVHRRIVAHTRTHPTRARLIHTALTALREAARRSRPAPPDEH; encoded by the coding sequence ATGCTCGATCCACACCGGCTCACCATCCTGCGCGCGGTCATCGCCGCCGGCTCGATCCACGCCGCCGCCCGGAACCTCCACCTGGCCCCGGCCACCGTCAGCCAGCACCTCCGCGCCCTGGCCCGGCAGACCGGGCTGGTGCTGTTCGAGAAGAGCGGCCGGGGCATCGAGGCCACCCCGGCCGCCCGGCACCTGTGCGAGGCCAGCGCGGAGACCCTCAGCAGCCTGGAACGCCTCGAGCGCACCGTGGAGGATCTGCGGCAGGGCCGGGCCGAGCAGATCGCCGTCGCCTGCTTCGCGTCCCTGGCCCAGGCCTGGATGCCCGGGGTGGTGCTCGCCCTGCGCGCTCGGTCCCCGGACGTGGTGGTGGAAATCAGCATCAACGAGCTGCACTCCACCGGAGGCCGCCGGGCCCCCGACGTCGACGTGCGCAACGAGTCCCTCGACGGGCCCCTCGTCCACCTGGGGGGATACCAGCGCCATGCCCTGCACGAGGAGGACTTCTGCGTGGTGCTGCCGGTCGACCACCCGCTGGCCGCACGCCCCGCGGTGACGATGGCCCAGCTGCGCGACGAGCCCTGGATCGACCACGACATCCACGACGGCCCCACCGGGCGCATCATCACCCGTGCCTGTCACGCCGCCGGCTACACCCCGCACTACGTCGCCCGTCTCGACGACCACCATGCGGCCACCAGCCTCGCCGCGGCCGGGCTGGGCATCACGGTGCTGCCCCGGATCGCGCTCGCCGGGCTGCCGGCGGCTCTCACCTCGAGGCCGCTGGTCGACCCGGCCGTGCACCGGCGCATCGTCGCCCACACCCGCACCCACCCCACCCGGGCGCGGCTGATCCACACGGCCCTGACGGCGCTGCGCGAAGCCGCTCGACGGAGCCGCCCGGCACCACCGGACGAGCACTGA
- a CDS encoding MmcQ/YjbR family DNA-binding protein produces MDGTRLQQIAMEAAAGLPAVTHTCPFGPDHEVFKVVGRIFLMTTEAPGKPIVTLKCEPPHAMALRQEFPTITPGYHMNKQHWISLAAGPGITPDLVEELVLNAYELVVEGLPRAKRPVLRHMRTGAQP; encoded by the coding sequence GTGGACGGGACGAGACTTCAGCAGATCGCCATGGAGGCGGCCGCCGGACTGCCGGCCGTGACGCACACCTGCCCCTTCGGCCCGGACCACGAGGTGTTCAAGGTCGTGGGCAGGATCTTCCTGATGACCACGGAAGCACCCGGGAAGCCGATCGTGACGCTCAAGTGCGAGCCCCCGCACGCGATGGCGCTGCGCCAGGAGTTCCCCACGATCACCCCCGGCTACCACATGAACAAGCAGCACTGGATCTCCCTCGCCGCCGGCCCGGGGATCACCCCGGACCTCGTCGAGGAGCTGGTGCTGAACGCCTACGAGCTCGTCGTCGAAGGACTCCCCCGGGCCAAGCGCCCGGTGCTGCGCCACATGCGCACCGGAGCACAGCCCTGA
- a CDS encoding dihydrofolate reductase family protein, whose translation MGKVIYSVASSLDGYNSDEQGSFSWAVPDEAVVAALTTDLAPVSTYLYGRRMYETMAVWETDPSAATWSPESARFAETWKRAEKIVFSSSLGRTWTERTRLEREFTAAALERARSEASGDLTIEGPTLAGSALRLGLVDVVELLLCPVTVGGGTPVFPDGLSLELRLLRERRFDNGMVQVGYEVRHPRSRG comes from the coding sequence ATGGGGAAAGTGATCTACTCCGTCGCCTCCTCGCTGGACGGCTACAACTCGGACGAGCAGGGCAGCTTCTCCTGGGCCGTGCCCGACGAGGCCGTCGTCGCCGCCCTGACCACGGACCTGGCACCGGTCAGCACCTACCTCTACGGGCGGCGCATGTACGAGACCATGGCCGTCTGGGAGACCGACCCGTCCGCGGCGACGTGGTCCCCGGAGTCGGCGCGCTTCGCGGAGACCTGGAAGCGCGCCGAGAAGATCGTCTTCTCCTCCTCCCTCGGCCGGACCTGGACCGAGCGCACCCGGCTCGAGCGGGAGTTCACCGCCGCGGCTCTCGAGCGCGCGAGGTCCGAGGCGTCCGGCGACCTCACGATCGAGGGCCCGACCCTCGCCGGCAGTGCCCTGCGGCTGGGGCTGGTCGACGTGGTCGAGCTCCTGCTGTGCCCGGTCACGGTGGGCGGCGGCACCCCGGTCTTCCCCGACGGACTGTCCCTGGAGCTGCGCCTCCTCCGGGAGCGCCGCTTCGACAACGGCATGGTCCAGGTCGGCTACGAGGTCCGCCACCCCCGGTCCCGCGGATAG
- a CDS encoding beta-class carbonic anhydrase: MSATDDLLHHAEAYAAAFTKGDLPMPPALPVAVVACMDARLNPYGLLGLSEGDAHVIRNAGGVITDDEIRSLVISQRLLGTREIILIHHTDCGMLTFTDDAFTAQIEADTGMRPPWSPESFTDPDDDVRRSMARITENPFVPHRDSVRGFVYDVTDGSLREVR; encoded by the coding sequence ATGAGCGCCACCGACGACCTCCTGCACCACGCCGAGGCCTACGCCGCCGCCTTCACCAAGGGCGATCTGCCCATGCCCCCGGCCCTGCCGGTGGCCGTGGTGGCCTGCATGGACGCCCGGCTCAACCCCTACGGACTGCTGGGGCTGAGCGAGGGCGACGCCCACGTCATCCGCAACGCGGGCGGGGTGATCACCGACGACGAGATCCGGTCCCTGGTCATCAGCCAGCGACTGCTGGGCACCCGGGAGATCATCCTCATCCACCACACCGACTGCGGCATGCTCACCTTCACCGACGACGCCTTCACGGCACAGATCGAGGCCGACACCGGGATGCGCCCGCCGTGGTCACCGGAGTCCTTCACCGATCCCGACGACGACGTCCGCCGGTCCATGGCGCGGATCACCGAGAACCCCTTCGTCCCGCACCGGGACAGCGTGCGGGGCTTCGTCTACGACGTCACCGACGGCTCCCTCCGCGAAGTCCGCTGA
- a CDS encoding FadR/GntR family transcriptional regulator: MERFSAAEAVFKDLLAQIREGRLAVGEKLPSEAALAQGYGVSRSVIREALRSCAALGLTVSRTGKGTFVVSQRVAEDLALGAYSARDLHEARPHIEVPAAGLAARRRTEEDVRFLQDVVAAMAAEDDPQAWVELDTSFHAAVARISHNRVFEKVIADIREALFHQSETLNVVAARQKRSDEEHLRIFHAIRDGAADEAEAAMQDHLAAVRGALGAITGE; encoded by the coding sequence GTGGAGCGCTTCAGTGCGGCGGAGGCCGTCTTCAAGGACCTGCTCGCGCAGATCCGGGAGGGGCGCCTCGCCGTGGGGGAGAAGCTGCCCTCGGAGGCTGCGCTGGCCCAGGGGTACGGCGTGAGCCGGTCCGTGATCCGCGAGGCGCTGCGCTCCTGCGCGGCGCTGGGCCTGACCGTCAGCCGCACCGGCAAGGGGACGTTCGTCGTCTCCCAGCGGGTGGCCGAGGACCTGGCCCTGGGCGCGTACTCGGCCCGGGACCTGCACGAGGCCCGGCCGCACATCGAGGTCCCCGCGGCCGGTCTCGCCGCGCGCCGCCGCACCGAGGAGGACGTGCGCTTCCTGCAGGACGTCGTGGCGGCGATGGCGGCCGAGGACGACCCCCAGGCCTGGGTCGAGCTGGACACCAGCTTCCACGCCGCCGTCGCCCGGATCAGCCACAACCGGGTGTTCGAGAAGGTCATCGCCGACATCCGCGAGGCGCTCTTCCACCAGTCCGAGACCCTCAACGTGGTGGCGGCCCGCCAGAAGCGCTCGGACGAGGAGCACCTGCGCATCTTCCACGCGATCCGCGACGGCGCGGCCGACGAGGCGGAAGCGGCCATGCAGGACCACCTCGCGGCCGTGCGCGGCGCCCTCGGCGCCATCACCGGCGAGTAG
- a CDS encoding asparaginase: MTTAALGAPLSTARPQHVPVAEQVRDGVVESVHHGSLVATDAAGRILLEAGDPLALFYPRSSLKPLQAVAMLRAGLELPGPLLALAAASHSGAPRHRDGARRILAGHGADETALENVPDLPYGPAERAAALRAGEGPTRLAQNCSGKHAAMVATCRVNGWPVAGYTDPGHPLQLLIGEVVAELTGEPLGPGSTDGCGTPLHAVTLRGMATAFARLASAAPGTPEAWVASAMTGHPEQVAGEGRDVTELMRRVPGLLAKDGFEGLQLVGLPDGRGLAVKIADGADRARMPVTVQALQRLGVDPAALAGLGRVPVLGGGRTVGSLHAVALAAAP, from the coding sequence ATGACCACCGCAGCCCTCGGGGCACCCCTGTCCACCGCCCGCCCGCAGCACGTGCCCGTCGCCGAACAGGTCCGCGACGGCGTCGTCGAGAGCGTCCACCACGGCTCGCTCGTGGCCACGGACGCCGCCGGGCGGATCCTGCTCGAGGCCGGAGACCCCCTGGCCCTCTTCTACCCCCGCTCCTCCCTCAAGCCGCTGCAGGCGGTGGCCATGCTCCGCGCCGGCCTCGAGCTGCCCGGGCCCCTGCTGGCACTGGCCGCGGCCAGCCACTCCGGGGCGCCCCGGCACCGCGACGGCGCGCGCCGCATCCTCGCCGGCCACGGCGCGGACGAGACCGCCCTGGAGAACGTGCCCGACCTGCCGTACGGGCCCGCCGAACGGGCCGCCGCCCTGCGCGCCGGCGAAGGGCCCACCCGCCTGGCCCAGAACTGCTCCGGCAAGCACGCCGCCATGGTCGCCACCTGCCGGGTCAACGGCTGGCCCGTGGCCGGCTACACCGACCCCGGCCACCCGCTGCAGCTGCTGATCGGCGAGGTCGTGGCGGAGCTGACCGGCGAACCGCTGGGGCCCGGCAGCACCGACGGCTGCGGCACCCCCCTGCACGCCGTCACCCTCCGGGGCATGGCCACCGCCTTCGCCCGGCTGGCCTCCGCCGCCCCGGGCACGCCCGAGGCCTGGGTCGCGTCCGCCATGACCGGGCACCCCGAGCAGGTGGCCGGCGAGGGCCGTGACGTCACGGAGCTCATGCGCAGGGTCCCCGGTCTGCTCGCCAAGGACGGCTTCGAGGGCCTGCAGCTCGTGGGCCTGCCGGACGGGCGCGGTCTGGCCGTGAAGATCGCCGACGGCGCCGACCGCGCCCGGATGCCGGTGACCGTGCAGGCCCTGCAGCGGCTCGGGGTGGACCCCGCGGCGCTCGCCGGCCTGGGCCGGGTCCCCGTGCTCGGCGGGGGCCGCACCGTGGGGTCGCTGCACGCCGTCGCCCTCGCCGCCGCCCCCTGA
- a CDS encoding aspartate ammonia-lyase yields the protein MTAPAFRTEHDLLGDRQVPADAYWGVQTLRAVENFPITGLPLGGHAHLVRGLAAVKLAAARANHELGLLDTARADAVVGACQEILGGRLHEQFRVDVIQGGAGTSSNMNANEVIANRALELLGAGKGEYSRLHPNDHVNLSQSTNDAYPTAVKIATITGVQELLAALEVLEDAFAAKAREFRTVVKMGRTQLQDAVPMTLGQEFGTYAVMIREDRQRLAEASLLVHEINLGATAIGTGLNAPDGYAAAACRHLAAVTGLPLVTAVDLVEATQDVGSFVHLSGVLKRVAVKLSKICNDLRLLSSGPRAGLGEITLPAVQSGSSIMPGKINPVIPEVVSQVAYEVIGNDVTITMAAESGQLQLNAFEPIIVHSLHKSVAHLRAACTTLTERCVRGITANEEHLRASVEHSIGLVTALNPHLGYATATAIAQEALVTGAGVAELVRERGLLTAEELGRILRPERLANLTV from the coding sequence ATGACCGCTCCCGCCTTCCGCACCGAGCACGACCTGCTCGGCGACCGCCAGGTCCCCGCCGACGCCTACTGGGGCGTGCAGACCCTGCGCGCCGTGGAGAACTTCCCCATCACCGGCCTGCCCCTGGGCGGCCACGCCCACCTGGTGCGGGGACTGGCGGCCGTCAAGCTCGCCGCCGCCCGCGCCAACCACGAGCTCGGGCTGCTCGACACCGCCCGGGCCGACGCCGTCGTGGGGGCCTGCCAGGAGATCCTGGGCGGGCGCCTCCACGAGCAGTTCCGCGTGGACGTGATCCAGGGCGGCGCCGGCACCTCCTCCAACATGAACGCCAACGAGGTGATCGCCAACCGGGCCCTGGAGCTGCTGGGCGCCGGCAAGGGGGAGTACTCCCGGCTGCACCCCAACGACCACGTCAACCTGTCGCAGTCCACCAACGACGCCTACCCCACGGCCGTGAAGATCGCCACGATCACCGGCGTGCAGGAGCTGCTGGCGGCCCTGGAGGTGCTGGAGGACGCCTTCGCGGCGAAGGCCCGCGAGTTCCGCACCGTCGTGAAGATGGGCCGCACCCAGCTGCAGGACGCCGTGCCCATGACCCTGGGCCAGGAGTTCGGCACCTACGCCGTGATGATCCGGGAGGACCGCCAGCGCCTCGCCGAGGCGAGCCTGCTGGTCCACGAGATCAACCTCGGGGCGACGGCGATCGGCACCGGGCTCAACGCCCCGGACGGCTACGCCGCCGCGGCCTGCCGCCACCTGGCCGCCGTCACCGGCCTGCCGCTGGTCACCGCCGTCGACCTCGTGGAGGCCACCCAGGACGTCGGGTCCTTCGTGCACCTGTCCGGGGTGCTCAAGCGGGTGGCGGTGAAGCTGTCCAAGATCTGCAACGACCTGCGGCTGCTCTCCTCCGGGCCCCGGGCGGGGCTGGGCGAGATCACCCTGCCCGCCGTGCAGTCCGGCTCCTCGATCATGCCGGGCAAGATCAACCCGGTGATCCCCGAGGTCGTCAGCCAGGTCGCCTACGAGGTCATCGGCAACGACGTCACGATCACCATGGCCGCCGAGAGCGGACAGCTGCAGCTCAACGCCTTCGAGCCGATCATCGTCCACAGCCTGCACAAGAGCGTCGCCCACCTCCGGGCGGCCTGCACCACGCTCACGGAGCGCTGCGTGCGCGGCATCACCGCCAACGAGGAGCACCTGCGCGCGTCGGTGGAGCACTCCATCGGCCTGGTGACCGCGTTGAACCCCCACCTGGGCTACGCCACGGCCACCGCGATCGCCCAGGAGGCCCTGGTCACGGGCGCCGGCGTCGCGGAGCTGGTGCGCGAGCGCGGTCTGCTGACCGCCGAGGAGCTGGGCCGCATCCTGCGCCCGGAGCGCCTGGCCAACCTCACCGTCTGA
- a CDS encoding amino acid permease — protein MPPVSVHHPDRRHATPAQPPTAALDVLHAEDEGYHKGLKPRQIQMIAIGGAIGTGLFMGAGGRLASAGPALVLVYAVCGFFAFLILRALGELVVRRPSSGSFVSYAREFYGEKAAFFTGWLYWLNWAMTAIVDITAVALYMKFFARYWAPVGDVPQWQYALAALLLVLGLNLVSVKVFGELEFWFALIKVAALSAFLVVGIWLVLFGTPADGQEVGLSLIGHNGGLLPNGLLPAVVVIQGVVFAYASIELIGTAAGETEHPEKVMPRAVNTVIVRIAVFYVGSLTLLSLLLPYTAYKAGESPFVTFFGSIGVAGMDTVMNLVVLTAALSSLNAGLYSTGRILRSMSLAGSAPRFAGRMNRAGVPYGGIVLTAAVAVLGVVLNALVPAQAFEIVLNLASVGIISAWAMIMLCHLRLVSWSRQGRAERPGFRLPGAPFTGWLTLAFLVSVVVLMAFDSPIGTWTVASLLLLVPLLVLGWYRCRDRVHAIAAAHAAVARTAPAASAETGPPVR, from the coding sequence ATGCCACCTGTGTCCGTCCACCACCCGGACCGGCGCCACGCCACCCCGGCCCAGCCGCCGACCGCCGCCCTCGACGTGCTCCACGCGGAGGACGAGGGCTACCACAAGGGGCTCAAGCCCCGGCAGATCCAGATGATCGCGATCGGCGGCGCCATCGGCACCGGCCTGTTCATGGGCGCCGGCGGGCGGCTGGCCAGCGCCGGGCCCGCCCTCGTGCTCGTCTACGCGGTCTGCGGCTTCTTCGCGTTCCTCATCCTGCGCGCCCTGGGCGAGCTCGTCGTGCGCCGCCCGTCCTCGGGCTCCTTCGTCTCCTACGCCCGGGAGTTCTACGGCGAGAAGGCGGCCTTCTTCACCGGCTGGCTGTACTGGCTCAACTGGGCCATGACCGCGATCGTGGACATCACCGCCGTGGCGCTGTACATGAAGTTCTTCGCCCGGTACTGGGCTCCCGTCGGGGACGTCCCCCAGTGGCAGTACGCCCTGGCCGCCCTGCTGCTCGTCCTCGGGCTGAACCTCGTCTCGGTCAAGGTCTTCGGCGAGCTCGAGTTCTGGTTCGCCCTCATCAAGGTGGCCGCGCTCTCCGCCTTCCTGGTGGTCGGGATCTGGCTGGTGCTCTTCGGCACCCCGGCCGACGGCCAGGAGGTGGGCCTGTCCCTCATCGGCCACAACGGCGGGCTCCTGCCCAATGGTCTGCTGCCGGCGGTCGTCGTGATCCAGGGCGTGGTCTTCGCCTACGCGTCCATCGAGCTGATCGGCACCGCGGCCGGTGAGACGGAGCACCCCGAGAAGGTCATGCCGCGCGCCGTGAACACGGTGATCGTGCGCATCGCGGTCTTCTACGTCGGGTCGCTGACCCTGCTGTCCCTGCTCCTGCCCTACACCGCCTACAAGGCGGGGGAGAGCCCGTTCGTGACGTTCTTCGGCTCCATCGGCGTGGCCGGCATGGACACCGTGATGAACCTCGTGGTGCTCACCGCGGCCCTGTCCTCGCTCAACGCCGGGCTCTACTCCACGGGCCGGATCCTGCGCTCGATGTCCCTGGCCGGATCGGCCCCCCGCTTCGCGGGCCGGATGAACCGGGCCGGCGTCCCGTACGGCGGCATCGTGCTGACGGCGGCGGTGGCCGTGCTGGGCGTGGTGCTCAACGCCCTGGTGCCGGCCCAGGCCTTCGAGATCGTGCTGAACCTCGCTTCGGTCGGTATCATCAGCGCCTGGGCGATGATCATGCTCTGCCACCTCCGGCTCGTCTCCTGGTCCCGGCAGGGCAGGGCGGAGCGCCCCGGCTTCCGGCTCCCCGGCGCGCCCTTCACCGGTTGGCTGACCCTGGCGTTCCTCGTGAGCGTCGTCGTGCTGATGGCCTTCGACTCCCCGATCGGGACCTGGACTGTCGCCTCCCTGCTGCTGCTCGTGCCGCTGCTGGTCCTCGGCTGGTACCGGTGCCGGGACCGGGTGCACGCGATCGCCGCGGCCCATGCCGCCGTCGCCCGGACCGCCCCGGCGGCCTCCGCGGAGACGGGGCCGCCCGTCCGGTAG
- a CDS encoding VOC family protein, translated as MTGQELFPIVNCADLVGTGAFYEEVFHAEQTYRFPGTGEPVFLVLRVGDGQLGLGVGTTAARYGDTPLPATGHAVDLCVYVEDLPAVLDAARRAGAAVPVDAEAMPWGETVAYVRDPEGTMLLVVQSGAD; from the coding sequence ATGACCGGGCAGGAGCTGTTCCCCATCGTCAACTGTGCGGATCTGGTCGGCACCGGGGCCTTCTACGAAGAGGTGTTCCACGCCGAACAGACGTACCGGTTCCCCGGAACGGGAGAGCCGGTCTTCCTCGTCCTGCGGGTGGGAGACGGTCAGCTGGGCCTGGGCGTCGGCACCACGGCGGCACGGTACGGCGACACCCCGCTGCCCGCGACCGGCCACGCGGTGGACCTGTGCGTCTACGTCGAGGACCTTCCGGCCGTCCTCGACGCCGCCCGCCGGGCCGGTGCGGCCGTGCCTGTCGATGCGGAGGCCATGCCGTGGGGCGAGACCGTCGCCTACGTCCGTGATCCCGAGGGCACGATGCTGCTGGTCGTCCAGTCCGGTGCGGACTGA
- a CDS encoding Mur ligase family protein: MERMSRPHVRLLGQGIRYLTTLRGGGSAFPGLVMERLHPGFVAEELAKLPHGVVLISGTNGKTTTTKMAVQLLRSQGYRVFTNRTGSNFVRGVAAALLGEMSLTGRLDADVAVLELDEAHAVHFVKQVKPRHALLLNVMRDQLDRFGEIDTTRRMLAQIAAATTGTVVLNREDPRIVSLAEHVPEGTQTRWFGLSAPLRPMFPSDDDMRSAGGPDAEADHEAELAPRPAADVELTSFEANRVRLTVGGEAVETTVELYGVYNMYNAAAALALALAVAGPDADRAALVDELSRVTPAFGRGETITVDGRPLQLLLVKNPAGFRLSLASARPGDYATMIAINDEYADGRDVSWLWDVDFHSLRSGGVDVVSGTRAWDMALRLDYDEVTVRDVVPGLGDALRRFVAGAGDRPMRVFCTYTSMLELRRELSRVAEVAEI, encoded by the coding sequence ATGGAGCGCATGTCCAGACCCCACGTGCGCCTGCTCGGCCAAGGCATCCGGTACCTGACCACCCTGCGCGGCGGAGGCTCCGCCTTCCCCGGCCTCGTGATGGAGCGGCTGCACCCCGGGTTCGTGGCCGAGGAGCTCGCGAAGCTGCCGCACGGCGTGGTGCTCATCAGCGGCACCAACGGCAAGACGACCACCACCAAGATGGCCGTCCAGCTGCTGCGCTCGCAGGGCTACAGGGTCTTCACCAACCGCACCGGCTCCAACTTCGTGCGCGGCGTGGCCGCCGCCCTGCTCGGGGAGATGAGCCTCACGGGCCGCCTCGACGCGGACGTCGCCGTGCTCGAGCTCGACGAGGCGCACGCCGTGCACTTCGTCAAGCAGGTCAAGCCCCGCCACGCGCTGCTGCTCAACGTGATGCGCGACCAGCTCGACCGCTTCGGCGAGATCGACACCACCCGGCGGATGCTCGCCCAGATCGCGGCGGCCACCACGGGCACCGTGGTCCTCAACCGGGAGGACCCCCGGATCGTGTCCCTCGCGGAGCACGTCCCCGAGGGCACGCAGACCCGCTGGTTCGGGCTGTCCGCCCCGCTGCGGCCCATGTTCCCCTCCGACGACGACATGCGCTCGGCCGGCGGTCCCGACGCCGAGGCCGACCACGAGGCGGAGCTGGCGCCCCGGCCGGCCGCCGACGTGGAGCTGACGTCCTTCGAGGCGAACCGGGTCCGGCTCACGGTGGGCGGGGAGGCCGTCGAGACCACCGTGGAGCTCTACGGCGTCTACAACATGTACAACGCGGCGGCCGCGCTCGCGCTGGCGCTCGCCGTGGCCGGCCCCGACGCGGACCGCGCCGCGCTGGTGGACGAGCTCTCCCGCGTCACCCCCGCCTTCGGCCGCGGGGAGACCATCACCGTGGACGGCCGGCCGCTGCAGCTGCTGCTCGTGAAGAACCCCGCCGGGTTCCGCCTCTCGCTGGCCTCGGCGCGGCCGGGCGACTACGCCACGATGATCGCCATCAACGACGAGTACGCCGACGGCCGCGACGTCTCCTGGCTGTGGGACGTGGACTTCCACTCCCTGCGCTCCGGCGGCGTGGACGTGGTCTCCGGCACCCGGGCGTGGGACATGGCCCTGCGCCTGGACTACGACGAGGTCACGGTGCGCGACGTGGTCCCGGGCCTCGGCGACGCCCTGCGGCGCTTCGTCGCCGGGGCCGGGGACCGGCCGATGCGCGTCTTCTGCACCTACACGTCCATGCTCGAGCTGCGCCGGGAGCTGTCCCGCGTGGCCGAGGTCGCCGAGATCTGA
- a CDS encoding type 1 glutamine amidotransferase, with protein sequence MNIYGDWGNTLTLKRRLEKYGYAVRLSDHNPGDPFPPDADLLVGGGGQDSGQFRVQEDLQRIAPELRAMAADGVPMLAICGLYQLFGHEFRTGAGETLPGIGILDLTTVGGPTRLIGNIVLESPEFGTVVGYENHSGVTRLGPDQTPLGRVVKGAGNNGEDGTEGARVHHVVGSYLHGSMLPKNPAVADHLIRAAVERRLGVFDAAPLDDTLAERAREVAQARPR encoded by the coding sequence ATGAACATCTACGGAGACTGGGGCAACACCCTCACTCTCAAGCGCCGGCTGGAGAAGTACGGCTACGCCGTGCGGCTGAGCGACCACAACCCCGGGGACCCGTTCCCGCCCGACGCCGACCTGCTGGTGGGCGGCGGCGGCCAGGACTCGGGACAGTTCCGGGTCCAGGAGGACCTGCAGCGGATCGCCCCCGAGCTGCGGGCCATGGCCGCCGACGGCGTGCCGATGCTCGCGATCTGCGGTCTCTACCAGCTCTTCGGCCACGAGTTCCGCACCGGCGCCGGCGAGACCCTGCCCGGCATCGGCATCCTCGACCTGACCACCGTGGGCGGACCCACGCGCCTGATCGGCAACATCGTGCTGGAGTCCCCGGAGTTCGGGACCGTCGTCGGCTACGAGAACCACTCCGGGGTCACCCGGCTCGGCCCGGACCAGACGCCGCTGGGACGGGTGGTGAAGGGCGCGGGCAACAACGGGGAGGACGGTACCGAGGGCGCCCGCGTGCACCACGTGGTGGGCTCCTACCTGCACGGGTCGATGCTGCCCAAGAACCCCGCCGTGGCCGACCACCTCATCCGCGCCGCGGTGGAGCGCCGGCTCGGCGTCTTCGACGCCGCACCGCTGGACGACACCCTGGCCGAGCGGGCCCGGGAGGTCGCGCAGGCCCGGCCCCGCTAG